In a genomic window of Onychostoma macrolepis isolate SWU-2019 chromosome 08, ASM1243209v1, whole genome shotgun sequence:
- the plekha2 gene encoding pleckstrin homology domain-containing family A member 2 isoform X2 gives MPYLDRQNRTCGFLDIEENENSDKFYRRYFILDTHENFLLWYMDNPQNLPPGTKFVGSLRLSYISKVNEASVKQKPKAEFCLVIHALSRRYFLQANDAMDLKEWVVALNNATKITVPKASPVTQSSDATNVSNPSQSTSRQAYKTEIVGGVVVHTPVQQSENEDVFTSELGSHVTLRRCQSVRPNVMRSGYCVKQGNVRKSWKRRFFILDGQTVSYYKSEMDKEPLRSIRLQDVMKVNECLVKSGDLLSRDNLFEIITNTRTFYIQTDTPEDMKGWIKDISSKIQDFRGPSKRKPQLVKSCSTADSWQPWTPVPNQEKHLKEEGQREGPYSSLPSLSHMGHIFQSTTRQSRQRHHSQPQLAPSETDFPDSLDNLRSTDV, from the exons ATGCCTTACCTGGACAGACAAAATCGGACCTGTGGATTCCTGGATATTGAGGAAAATGAGAACAGTGATAAGTTTTATCGGCGTTATTTTATCTTGGATACTCATGAGAATTTTCTCCTCTGGTATATGGACAATCCACAG AACTTACCTCCGGGAACAAAGTTTGTTGGAAGTTTACGACTCAGTTACATTTCAAAG GTTAATGAAGCATCAGTAAAGCAGAAACCAAAAGCAGAATTCTGCCTTG TAATACATGCATTGTCCAGACGGTACTTTCTGCAGGCCAATGATGCTATGGACTTGAAGGAATGGGTCGTTGCTCTGAATAATGCCACCAAAATTACA GTTCCAAAAGCATCACCAGTGACCCAAAGCTCTGATGCCACAAATGTTTCAAACCCAAGTCAGTCAACATCTCGACAGGCGTATAAAACAGAAATTGTGGGAGGTGTGGTTGTGCACACGCCAGTCCAGCAG AGTGAAAATGAGGACGTCTTCACGAGTGAACTAGGATCACACGTCACTTTAAGGAGATGTCAAAGTGTGCGTCCAAATGTCATGAGGTCTGGCTACTGTGTCAAGCAAGGCAATGTG AGGAAAAGCTGGAAGAGGAGGTTTTTTATTCTAGATGGCCAAACTGTGAGCTACTATAAATCTGAAATG GACAAAGAACCATTGCGCAGTATTCGATTGCAGGATGTGATGAAAGTTAACGAGTGTCTTGTGAAATCAGG AGATCTGCTGTCTCGTGATAACCTTTTTGAAATCATCACCAATACCAGAACCTTCTACATCCAG ACAGACACCCCAGAAGACATGAAGGGCTGGATCAAGGATATATCCTCAAAAATTCAAGACTTTAGAGGGCCATCTAAG AGGAAGCCTCAGCTTGTGAAGTCCTGCTCCACTGCAGATTCGTGGCAGCCGTGGACTCCGGTGCCCAATCAGGAGAAGCATTTGAAGGAAGAGGGTCAGAGAGAAGGGCCGTACAGCTCTCTTCCCTCACTCTCACACATGGGCCACATCTTTCAGTCAACAACTCGACAATCTCGACAACGACACCATTCCCAGCCTCAACTCGCTCCCAGCGAAACAGACTTTCCTGACAGTCTTGACAATCTCCGCTCCACTGATGTTTAA
- the plekha2 gene encoding pleckstrin homology domain-containing family A member 2 isoform X1, translated as MPYLDRQNRTCGFLDIEENENSDKFYRRYFILDTHENFLLWYMDNPQNLPPGTKFVGSLRLSYISKVNEASVKQKPKAEFCLVIHALSRRYFLQANDAMDLKEWVVALNNATKITVPKASPVTQSSDATNVSNPSQSTSRQAYKTEIVGGVVVHTPVQQSENEDVFTSELGSHVTLRRCQSVRPNVMRSGYCVKQGNVRKSWKRRFFILDGQTVSYYKSEMDKEPLRSIRLQDVMKVNECLVKSGDLLSRDNLFEIITNTRTFYIQTDTPEDMKGWIKDISSKIQDFRGPSKLHSSGKTFSAQRKPQLVKSCSTADSWQPWTPVPNQEKHLKEEGQREGPYSSLPSLSHMGHIFQSTTRQSRQRHHSQPQLAPSETDFPDSLDNLRSTDV; from the exons ATGCCTTACCTGGACAGACAAAATCGGACCTGTGGATTCCTGGATATTGAGGAAAATGAGAACAGTGATAAGTTTTATCGGCGTTATTTTATCTTGGATACTCATGAGAATTTTCTCCTCTGGTATATGGACAATCCACAG AACTTACCTCCGGGAACAAAGTTTGTTGGAAGTTTACGACTCAGTTACATTTCAAAG GTTAATGAAGCATCAGTAAAGCAGAAACCAAAAGCAGAATTCTGCCTTG TAATACATGCATTGTCCAGACGGTACTTTCTGCAGGCCAATGATGCTATGGACTTGAAGGAATGGGTCGTTGCTCTGAATAATGCCACCAAAATTACA GTTCCAAAAGCATCACCAGTGACCCAAAGCTCTGATGCCACAAATGTTTCAAACCCAAGTCAGTCAACATCTCGACAGGCGTATAAAACAGAAATTGTGGGAGGTGTGGTTGTGCACACGCCAGTCCAGCAG AGTGAAAATGAGGACGTCTTCACGAGTGAACTAGGATCACACGTCACTTTAAGGAGATGTCAAAGTGTGCGTCCAAATGTCATGAGGTCTGGCTACTGTGTCAAGCAAGGCAATGTG AGGAAAAGCTGGAAGAGGAGGTTTTTTATTCTAGATGGCCAAACTGTGAGCTACTATAAATCTGAAATG GACAAAGAACCATTGCGCAGTATTCGATTGCAGGATGTGATGAAAGTTAACGAGTGTCTTGTGAAATCAGG AGATCTGCTGTCTCGTGATAACCTTTTTGAAATCATCACCAATACCAGAACCTTCTACATCCAG ACAGACACCCCAGAAGACATGAAGGGCTGGATCAAGGATATATCCTCAAAAATTCAAGACTTTAGAGGGCCATCTAAG TTGCACTCTTCCGGCAAAACCTTTTCTGCGCAGAGGAAGCCTCAGCTTGTGAAGTCCTGCTCCACTGCAGATTCGTGGCAGCCGTGGACTCCGGTGCCCAATCAGGAGAAGCATTTGAAGGAAGAGGGTCAGAGAGAAGGGCCGTACAGCTCTCTTCCCTCACTCTCACACATGGGCCACATCTTTCAGTCAACAACTCGACAATCTCGACAACGACACCATTCCCAGCCTCAACTCGCTCCCAGCGAAACAGACTTTCCTGACAGTCTTGACAATCTCCGCTCCACTGATGTTTAA
- the asb13b gene encoding ankyrin repeat and SOCS box protein 13 isoform X2 gives MMEFEITRTRPSLFGDIAHGLGFWTDRSAVHEAAAQGRAVQLQKLIENGASVNIVAVDSITPLHEACIQGQTQCVKLLLDAGAHVDARNIDGSTPLCDACAAGSLECVKLLLEHGATVNPPLFTFSPLHEACMGGNSKCVQLMIDEGAFMEAHDCHFGTPLHVACARQHLDCVKVLLNAGANVNAAKLHETALHHAAKVKNLELIELLVEFGGNVFARDNLGKKPIQYTRASSAPAICLEFYESPPLELFQS, from the exons ATGATGGAATTTGAAATAACGCGCACAAGACCTTCGCTTTTTGGCGACATTG CTCATGGTCTGGGGTTCTGGACCGATCGTTCGGCGGTGCATGAGGCCGCAGCTCAGGGCAGAGCTGTGCAGCTCCAAAAACTGATTGAGAATGGAGCATCTGTCAACATCGTGGCTGTAGACTCAATTACACCCCTGCACGAGGCCTGTATTCAGGGCCAGACACAGTGTGTGAAGCTGCTCCTGGATGCTGGAGCTCAT GTTGATGCTCGTAACATTGACGGCAGCACTCCGTTGTGTGATGCCTGTGCTGCTGGTAGCCTGGAGTGTGTGAAGTTGCTGTTAGAACATGGAGCAACGGTGAATCCTCCCCTCTTCACATTCTCACCCCTGCACGAGGCCTGCATGGGCG GGAACTCTAAATGTGTTCAGCTCATGATTGATGAAGGTGCGTTCATGGAAGCTCATGACTGTCACTTTGGCACTCCTCTGCATGTGGCCTGTGCAAGACAACATCTCGACTGCGTCAAAGTTCTGCTCAATGCAG GTGCAAATGTAAATGCTGCTAAACTTCACGAGACCGCACTGCATCATGCTGCCAAAGTGAAAAATCTGGAACTAATTGAGCTTTTGGTAGAATTTGGGGGAAATGTTTTTGCCAGAGACAACCTCGGAAAAAAGCCCATTCAGTACACCAGAGCCAGCTCAGCGCCTGCAATCTGCCTAGAGTTTTATGAAT CTCCTCCCCTGGAGCTCTTCCAGTCCTGA
- the asb13b gene encoding ankyrin repeat and SOCS box protein 13 isoform X1, with protein MMEFEITRTRPSLFGDIAHGLGFWTDRSAVHEAAAQGRAVQLQKLIENGASVNIVAVDSITPLHEACIQGQTQCVKLLLDAGAHVDARNIDGSTPLCDACAAGSLECVKLLLEHGATVNPPLFTFSPLHEACMGGNSKCVQLMIDEGAFMEAHDCHFGTPLHVACARQHLDCVKVLLNAGANVNAAKLHETALHHAAKVKNLELIELLVEFGGNVFARDNLGKKPIQYTRASSAPAICLEFYESTPLSLQQLCRIAFRNALGKRALGVLTQLGLPNRIICFLSYLPAPPLELFQS; from the exons ATGATGGAATTTGAAATAACGCGCACAAGACCTTCGCTTTTTGGCGACATTG CTCATGGTCTGGGGTTCTGGACCGATCGTTCGGCGGTGCATGAGGCCGCAGCTCAGGGCAGAGCTGTGCAGCTCCAAAAACTGATTGAGAATGGAGCATCTGTCAACATCGTGGCTGTAGACTCAATTACACCCCTGCACGAGGCCTGTATTCAGGGCCAGACACAGTGTGTGAAGCTGCTCCTGGATGCTGGAGCTCAT GTTGATGCTCGTAACATTGACGGCAGCACTCCGTTGTGTGATGCCTGTGCTGCTGGTAGCCTGGAGTGTGTGAAGTTGCTGTTAGAACATGGAGCAACGGTGAATCCTCCCCTCTTCACATTCTCACCCCTGCACGAGGCCTGCATGGGCG GGAACTCTAAATGTGTTCAGCTCATGATTGATGAAGGTGCGTTCATGGAAGCTCATGACTGTCACTTTGGCACTCCTCTGCATGTGGCCTGTGCAAGACAACATCTCGACTGCGTCAAAGTTCTGCTCAATGCAG GTGCAAATGTAAATGCTGCTAAACTTCACGAGACCGCACTGCATCATGCTGCCAAAGTGAAAAATCTGGAACTAATTGAGCTTTTGGTAGAATTTGGGGGAAATGTTTTTGCCAGAGACAACCTCGGAAAAAAGCCCATTCAGTACACCAGAGCCAGCTCAGCGCCTGCAATCTGCCTAGAGTTTTATGAAT CCACACCTCTCAGTCTTCAGCAATTATGCAGAATTGCTTTCAGAAATGCCCTCGGGAAACGGGCGCTGGGGGTGTTAACTCAACTGGGCCTCCCAAACCGAATCATCTGTTTCCTGTCTTATTTACCAGCTCCTCCCCTGGAGCTCTTCCAGTCCTGA